From Mesotoga infera:
GTATAGCCCGATCAAGGTTGCTGTTTCTACATGTCCAAACTGTGGCGAACCAAAACAGCCACACAGAGTTTGCTTACACTGTGGCTTTTACGGAGGAAGACAGATTCTTGAGATCGGTGAGTAGTAGATGCAAGGCATAAAGATTGCCCTCGATGCCTTC
This genomic window contains:
- a CDS encoding 50S ribosomal protein L32, translated to YSPIKVAVSTCPNCGEPKQPHRVCLHCGFYGGRQILEIGE